The following are encoded in a window of Algiphilus aromaticivorans DG1253 genomic DNA:
- the rplI gene encoding 50S ribosomal protein L9 translates to MNVILLEHIHKLGDLGDTVKVRAGYGRNYLLPQGKALPANDANRKVFEERRAELMKRAEESRGAAQMRAKELDGKRLTIAARVADQGKLYGSVAPADIVDAAAAAGLEIEKAEVDMPEGPIRVTGEYTIRLMLHAEVECELTVSVVDNAAGETADV, encoded by the coding sequence ATGAACGTCATTCTTCTGGAACACATCCACAAGCTGGGCGATCTCGGCGACACCGTGAAGGTGCGTGCCGGCTACGGGCGCAACTACCTGCTGCCGCAGGGCAAGGCGCTGCCGGCCAATGACGCCAATCGCAAGGTATTCGAGGAGCGCCGGGCCGAGCTTATGAAGCGCGCCGAGGAATCGCGCGGCGCCGCGCAGATGCGCGCCAAGGAGCTCGACGGCAAGCGTCTGACCATTGCCGCGCGCGTCGCCGACCAGGGCAAGCTCTACGGATCGGTTGCGCCGGCTGACATCGTCGATGCGGCCGCGGCTGCGGGTCTGGAGATCGAGAAGGCCGAGGTCGACATGCCGGAGGGCCCGATCCGCGTCACCGGCGAGTACACCATTCGCCTGATGCTGCACGCCGAAGTCGAGTGTGAGCTGACGGTGAGCGTGGTCGATAATGCGGCCGGTGAGACCGCCGACGTCTGA
- the rlmB gene encoding 23S rRNA (guanosine(2251)-2'-O)-methyltransferase RlmB: MAERQYRGGFHAALAALEAAEPPDEVLLIESRRDQRAARVREAARRRGVPLQRCTRDRLDLLLPGVKHQGVAVRVAVGAAVPDADSLLYTPPSPDALILALDGVQDPRNLGACMRSAEAAGAGAVLIPRDRAAQLSPAAHKASAGSSERLPLVSVTNLARALEQLRELGYWILGLEGESELSLWDAELAGPLVLVMGAEEGGMRRLTRERCDRLLSIPMAGATESLNVSVAAAVCLFEARRQRVARGAPAG; encoded by the coding sequence ATGGCCGAGCGGCAATATCGCGGCGGCTTCCATGCCGCGCTGGCGGCGCTCGAGGCGGCTGAACCTCCAGACGAGGTGCTGCTGATCGAGAGTCGGCGCGACCAGCGGGCCGCCCGCGTGCGCGAGGCGGCACGTCGTCGTGGCGTGCCGCTGCAGCGCTGCACGCGCGATCGCCTCGATCTACTGTTGCCGGGCGTCAAGCACCAGGGCGTCGCGGTGCGCGTGGCTGTCGGCGCTGCTGTGCCCGATGCCGATTCGCTGCTTTACACGCCGCCGTCCCCCGATGCGCTGATCCTGGCGCTCGATGGCGTGCAGGACCCGCGCAATCTCGGCGCCTGCATGCGCAGCGCCGAGGCCGCCGGCGCGGGCGCTGTGCTGATCCCGCGCGACCGCGCCGCGCAGCTTTCGCCGGCCGCGCACAAGGCATCGGCAGGCTCGAGCGAGCGCCTGCCCCTGGTCTCGGTTACCAACCTGGCGCGAGCGCTCGAGCAGCTTCGCGAGCTTGGCTACTGGATCTTGGGGCTGGAGGGCGAGTCCGAGCTCAGCCTTTGGGACGCCGAGCTGGCCGGGCCCCTGGTGCTCGTCATGGGCGCCGAGGAGGGCGGCATGCGCCGATTGACGCGCGAGCGCTGCGACCGCTTGCTCTCCATTCCCATGGCGGGGGCCACCGAAAGCCTCAATGTTTCGGTGGCTGCCGCGGTTTGCCTCTTCGAGGCGCGACGCCAGCGCGTTGCGCGTGGGGCGCCGGCCGGGTAG
- the gspF gene encoding type II secretion system inner membrane protein GspF, which translates to MAAFEYVALNTRGRQQKGLIEGETARQVREQLRNQGLIPVSLREVSDRAGTTQGRGSFSLRRGGSLSTMDLSLFTRQLATLLRSGLPLDESLSAVAQQSEGRAIKRVALGVRAQIVEGASLAAAMGDFPNAFPPLFRATIEAGEQSGKLDGVLVRLADYVESRQAMRQKMMLAAFYPAILTVVAITVVILLLSYVVPQVVGVFDSIDQPLPGLTLGLIAVSDFLRANGPLLLLMLVGGGTAFAFAMRRDGFRRRVHSWQLRLPLIGRLTRGANTGRFMRTLGILTQSGVPILEAMRIGSQVVTNLPMHEAIEVAARKVREGGSVYRALSESRLFPPITLHLLGSGEQSGRLDEMLEHAAENQEREVETTVSAVMGIFEPLLILIMGGVVLLIVLAILLPIFDLNQLVQ; encoded by the coding sequence ATGGCGGCATTCGAATACGTCGCGCTGAATACGCGGGGGCGCCAGCAGAAGGGCCTGATCGAGGGCGAGACGGCGCGCCAGGTGCGCGAGCAGCTGCGCAATCAGGGTCTGATCCCGGTATCGCTGCGCGAAGTCAGCGACCGCGCCGGCACGACGCAGGGGCGAGGCAGCTTCTCCCTGCGGCGCGGCGGCAGTCTGAGCACGATGGATCTCTCGCTGTTTACCCGCCAGCTCGCCACACTGCTACGTTCCGGCCTGCCGCTTGACGAATCACTGTCCGCGGTGGCGCAACAGTCGGAGGGCCGCGCGATCAAGCGCGTCGCCCTCGGGGTCCGCGCTCAGATCGTGGAAGGCGCCAGCCTGGCCGCTGCCATGGGCGATTTCCCGAACGCCTTCCCACCTCTGTTCCGCGCCACCATCGAGGCCGGCGAGCAGTCCGGCAAGCTCGACGGGGTGCTGGTGCGGCTGGCCGACTATGTCGAAAGCCGGCAGGCCATGCGCCAGAAAATGATGCTGGCTGCCTTCTACCCGGCCATCCTGACGGTAGTGGCGATCACGGTCGTCATCCTTCTGCTGTCCTACGTCGTCCCGCAGGTGGTGGGCGTCTTCGATTCCATCGACCAGCCTCTGCCCGGGCTGACCCTCGGGCTGATCGCGGTTAGCGACTTCCTGCGCGCCAATGGGCCGCTATTGCTCCTCATGCTGGTTGGCGGCGGCACGGCCTTCGCCTTCGCGATGCGACGCGACGGCTTCCGACGCCGCGTACACAGCTGGCAGCTGCGTCTGCCGCTGATTGGCCGCCTCACGCGTGGCGCCAACACCGGCCGCTTCATGCGGACGCTGGGCATCCTCACGCAGTCCGGCGTCCCGATCCTGGAAGCCATGCGCATCGGCTCGCAGGTGGTCACAAACCTGCCCATGCACGAAGCCATCGAGGTCGCCGCCCGCAAGGTGCGCGAGGGTGGCTCGGTCTACCGCGCGCTCTCCGAATCCAGGCTCTTCCCGCCCATCACCCTGCATCTGCTCGGCAGCGGCGAGCAGTCCGGACGCCTGGACGAAATGCTGGAACATGCCGCCGAGAACCAGGAGCGCGAGGTGGAAACCACCGTCTCTGCCGTCATGGGCATCTTCGAGCCGCTACTGATCCTGATCATGGGTGGCGTCGTGCTGCTCATCGTGCTCGCCATCCTGCTGCCCATCTTCGACCTCAATCAGCTCGTGCAGTAA
- the rpsR gene encoding 30S ribosomal protein S18, with product MARYIRKKRSCRFTAEGITEIDYKDLNMLKQNVAENGKIVPSRITGTRSRFQRQLSTAVKRARYLALLPYTDKHDL from the coding sequence ATGGCCCGCTATATCCGCAAGAAGCGCAGCTGCCGCTTCACCGCTGAAGGCATCACCGAGATCGACTACAAGGATCTCAACATGCTGAAGCAGAACGTCGCCGAGAACGGCAAGATCGTGCCCTCGCGCATCACCGGAACGCGCTCGCGCTTTCAGCGTCAGCTGTCGACGGCGGTCAAGCGTGCGCGCTATCTGGCACTGCTGCCCTATACCGACAAGCACGATCTCTGA
- the dnaB gene encoding replicative DNA helicase, whose amino-acid sequence MDDIPVKQPPHSIEAEQSVLGGLMLNNNAWLELAGRLSDDDFYREDHRLIFRGVRELLEAGKPCDFVTLSEYLRGRGNLDPAGGLSYLGALANDTPSAANVLAYADIVRERAVLRSLIQVGQEIADLGFRPGEQSYGDLMEAAEQRVFAIREKGERGSQEFQHVGQALDNVEQRLQSLRENPDQMNGVPTGLRDLDTHIHGLAAGDLLIVAGRPGMGKTSFAMNIAENVALREKLPVGVFSMEMGADQLAMRILASYCRMDQSALRSGQIADHEWDWLAQASRDIREAPLYIDETPGLSPLDLRARARRMKRRHGLSLLVVDYIQLMQVPGTRENRTTEISAISRNLKAIAKELNVPVIALSQLSREVEKRENKRPIMSDLRESGSIEQDADIIIFIYRDAYYRRKEGDPGAEADDNRTEIIVAKHRNGPTGTVHAAFLGASTRFENLSYRNGS is encoded by the coding sequence TTGGACGACATTCCCGTCAAGCAGCCGCCGCATTCCATCGAGGCCGAACAATCGGTTCTCGGCGGCCTCATGCTCAACAACAACGCCTGGCTGGAACTGGCTGGCCGGCTTTCCGACGACGATTTCTACCGGGAAGATCACCGCCTGATCTTCCGTGGTGTGCGCGAACTGCTGGAGGCCGGCAAGCCCTGCGATTTCGTCACGCTCTCCGAGTACCTTCGCGGGCGCGGCAATCTCGATCCGGCGGGCGGGCTGAGTTATCTGGGTGCGCTGGCCAACGACACCCCCAGCGCCGCCAACGTGCTCGCCTATGCCGATATCGTGCGTGAGCGCGCCGTGCTGCGCAGCCTTATCCAGGTGGGGCAGGAGATTGCGGATCTCGGTTTCCGTCCCGGGGAGCAGAGCTACGGCGACCTGATGGAGGCCGCGGAGCAACGTGTTTTCGCGATCCGCGAGAAGGGCGAGCGCGGAAGTCAGGAGTTCCAGCATGTCGGGCAGGCCCTCGACAACGTCGAGCAGCGCCTGCAGTCGCTGCGCGAGAACCCGGATCAGATGAACGGCGTGCCCACTGGTCTGCGCGATCTGGATACGCATATCCACGGTCTGGCGGCGGGGGACCTGCTCATCGTCGCCGGCCGACCCGGCATGGGCAAGACCAGCTTCGCGATGAATATCGCCGAGAACGTGGCGCTGCGCGAGAAGCTGCCGGTCGGCGTCTTCAGCATGGAGATGGGGGCCGATCAGCTCGCCATGCGCATCCTGGCGTCGTATTGCCGCATGGACCAGTCTGCGCTGCGTTCAGGACAGATCGCCGACCACGAATGGGACTGGCTTGCTCAGGCGAGTCGCGACATCCGCGAGGCACCGCTTTACATCGACGAGACGCCCGGTTTGTCTCCGCTGGATCTGCGCGCACGGGCGAGGCGCATGAAGCGGCGCCATGGCCTGTCGCTGCTGGTGGTGGACTATATCCAGCTCATGCAGGTACCCGGCACGCGCGAGAACCGCACCACGGAGATCTCGGCCATCTCGCGCAATCTGAAGGCGATCGCCAAGGAGCTGAATGTGCCGGTGATCGCGCTTTCGCAGTTGTCGCGCGAGGTTGAGAAGCGCGAGAACAAGCGGCCGATCATGTCCGACCTGCGTGAGTCGGGTTCCATCGAGCAGGATGCCGACATCATCATCTTCATTTATCGCGACGCTTACTACCGCCGCAAGGAAGGCGACCCTGGGGCCGAAGCGGACGACAACCGCACCGAAATCATCGTCGCCAAGCATCGCAACGGCCCAACCGGCACCGTGCACGCGGCCTTCCTCGGTGCTTCGACGCGTTTCGAGAATCTGAGCTACCGCAATGGCAGTTAG
- the alr gene encoding alanine racemase: MIPRVWASIDRGALRHNMQRMRAIAPDSRVLAVIKADGYGHGAEAVAHALRDTRSTSDRRPRADWEADAFAVACLEEALALRAARVHAPLVVLEGVLSLEEARLGLREHLQFVIHDEWQLSLLEQLPRGARADIWLKLDSGMHRLGFHLSALPKALARVQARPDWRLHGFMTHLASADDDTASALAQAERFDAALGDTPGLRSIANSAGMLADDSLHRDWVRPGLMLYGISPRADRSAADIGLVPAMTLCTRVLSVRDCAEGDRIGYGGAYICPRDQCIATLAVGYADGFQRALGDTGSVLLRGVEVPVVGRVSMDMTAVDVSAVPDVAVGDVATLWGKGLPAEHQAAAAGTIPYELCCGLTRRVRKNYDPPANAAVSV, encoded by the coding sequence ATGATTCCCCGCGTCTGGGCCAGCATCGACCGCGGTGCGCTGCGCCACAACATGCAGCGCATGCGTGCCATCGCGCCGGATAGTCGCGTGCTGGCGGTTATCAAGGCCGACGGTTACGGTCACGGTGCCGAAGCCGTCGCTCACGCGCTGCGCGATACGCGCAGTACTTCAGACCGGCGGCCGCGCGCCGACTGGGAGGCCGATGCCTTTGCCGTGGCTTGCCTTGAGGAGGCGCTGGCCCTGCGCGCAGCGCGCGTGCACGCGCCGCTGGTCGTGCTTGAGGGCGTGCTCTCGCTGGAGGAGGCGCGGCTGGGCCTGCGCGAGCACCTGCAGTTCGTGATTCACGACGAATGGCAACTGTCGCTGTTGGAGCAGTTGCCGCGTGGGGCGCGCGCCGACATCTGGTTGAAGCTGGATAGCGGCATGCATCGCCTCGGTTTTCATCTGTCGGCACTACCAAAGGCGCTGGCGCGGGTGCAGGCGCGGCCGGATTGGCGCTTGCACGGCTTCATGACGCATCTCGCCAGTGCCGACGACGACACGGCTTCGGCGCTGGCGCAGGCCGAGCGCTTTGACGCCGCGCTGGGCGATACGCCCGGGCTGCGCTCCATTGCCAACTCGGCCGGTATGCTCGCCGACGACAGCCTGCACCGCGACTGGGTGCGGCCGGGACTCATGCTCTACGGCATCTCGCCGCGCGCCGATCGCAGCGCCGCCGACATCGGTCTCGTGCCAGCGATGACGCTGTGCACGCGGGTGCTGTCGGTGCGCGATTGCGCAGAGGGTGATCGCATCGGCTACGGCGGTGCCTACATCTGCCCGCGAGATCAGTGTATCGCCACGCTGGCCGTAGGCTATGCCGACGGCTTCCAGAGGGCGTTGGGAGATACCGGCAGCGTGCTGCTGCGCGGCGTGGAGGTGCCGGTGGTGGGGCGGGTCTCCATGGACATGACGGCCGTCGACGTCTCCGCCGTTCCGGACGTTGCGGTCGGGGACGTCGCTACGCTCTGGGGCAAGGGGCTACCCGCAGAGCATCAGGCCGCTGCCGCTGGCACCATCCCCTATGAGTTGTGCTGTGGCCTGACGCGGCGCGTGCGCAAAAACTACGATCCCCCCGCCAACGCCGCCGTCAGCGTTTGA
- a CDS encoding OmpA family protein has product MFKQTSIALTVVASLALGACAADDPNRRAKQGALIGAIGGAVAGSAIGDTKGAVIGGAVGAIAGGAVGNYMDKQARELEQELAAERARDELSIQRLSGNALKIGVASDVSFDIDSASLKPNARTTFTRIAEVLADYDASIIHVVGHTDSTGAAEYNQALSERRASSVVNHLVAQGVNPQRLRQEGRGESEPVASNDTASGRTQNRRVDVVIKPVIEGRENEAATPPPYLGR; this is encoded by the coding sequence ATGTTTAAACAGACAAGCATCGCCCTCACCGTCGTCGCTTCACTTGCGCTGGGCGCCTGTGCCGCGGATGACCCGAACCGCCGTGCCAAGCAGGGCGCGCTTATCGGTGCCATCGGCGGTGCCGTGGCCGGCAGCGCCATCGGCGATACCAAGGGCGCGGTTATCGGCGGCGCCGTCGGCGCCATCGCCGGTGGCGCAGTGGGCAACTACATGGACAAGCAGGCACGCGAGCTGGAGCAGGAGCTGGCCGCCGAGCGCGCACGCGACGAGCTCAGCATCCAGCGCCTGTCGGGCAATGCGCTCAAGATTGGCGTAGCCAGCGACGTGTCCTTCGATATCGACAGCGCCAGCCTCAAGCCCAACGCGCGCACCACCTTCACGCGGATTGCCGAGGTGCTGGCGGACTACGACGCCAGCATCATCCATGTCGTTGGCCACACCGACTCGACGGGGGCGGCCGAGTACAACCAGGCGCTTTCCGAGCGCCGTGCCTCCTCGGTGGTCAATCATCTGGTCGCTCAGGGCGTCAATCCGCAGCGTCTGCGCCAGGAAGGCCGCGGCGAATCCGAGCCCGTGGCCTCCAATGACACCGCCTCCGGCCGAACTCAAAACCGCCGCGTCGACGTCGTCATCAAGCCCGTGATCGAGGGACGCGAGAACGAGGCAGCCACGCCGCCGCCGTACCTGGGGCGCTGA
- the gspE gene encoding type II secretion system ATPase GspE: protein MKAAEAHEAAPLQKPGYTFCKRNGVLITTESDGSPAVLVREGASIDAFMEIQRLNAGTLPVRRCDAATFDLELQRAYEQGEGVAAELVEGLGDDEAPEDLDALANALAENQDLLEAQDDAPVIRFINGLLIEAIKENASDVHIETFESRCNVRFRVDGVLREVMTPPRALAPRLVSRIKIMAKLDIAEKRLPQDGRISRSIGGRKIDLRVSTIPTGSGNERVVLRVLDKQNEHIDLEHLGIDETQTRTLKRIIHKPYGIMLVTGPTGSGKSTTLYAALAVLNDKSRNIMTVEDPIEYNMDGIGQTQVNPKVDMTFARGLRAILRQDPDVVMIGEIRDLETAEIAVQASLTGHLVLSTLHTNTAVGAITRLRDMGVEPYLLSTSMIGLMAQRLVRVLCPHCKEPYEAEPVERETLGITHNEPLTLYREKGCSHCRGSGFHGRSGIHEVIEVDQQMEVLIHDNAGEQALEAHARKQSPGIMHSGRQKVLAGLTTLREVLRVTTED from the coding sequence ATGAAGGCCGCTGAAGCACACGAGGCCGCGCCACTACAGAAGCCCGGCTACACCTTCTGCAAGCGCAACGGGGTGCTGATCACTACGGAGTCCGACGGCTCGCCGGCGGTGCTGGTGCGCGAGGGCGCATCCATAGACGCCTTCATGGAAATTCAGCGTCTGAACGCCGGCACACTGCCGGTGCGCCGCTGCGATGCAGCCACCTTCGACCTCGAGCTGCAGCGCGCCTATGAGCAGGGCGAAGGCGTCGCAGCCGAGCTTGTGGAAGGCCTGGGAGACGACGAAGCCCCCGAAGACCTCGACGCGCTCGCCAACGCGCTCGCCGAGAACCAGGACCTGCTTGAGGCCCAGGACGACGCGCCCGTCATCCGCTTCATCAACGGCCTTCTCATCGAGGCGATCAAGGAGAACGCCTCTGACGTTCACATCGAGACCTTCGAGTCGCGCTGCAATGTTCGCTTCCGTGTCGACGGCGTGCTGCGCGAGGTGATGACACCGCCGCGCGCGCTCGCCCCGCGCCTAGTGTCGCGCATCAAGATCATGGCCAAGCTCGACATCGCCGAGAAGCGCCTGCCGCAGGATGGCCGCATCTCGCGCTCGATCGGCGGCCGCAAGATCGACCTGCGCGTCTCCACGATCCCCACCGGCTCGGGCAACGAGCGCGTGGTGCTTCGTGTGCTCGACAAGCAGAATGAGCACATCGACCTTGAGCACCTGGGCATCGACGAGACACAGACGCGCACGCTCAAGCGCATCATCCACAAGCCTTACGGAATCATGCTCGTCACCGGCCCCACCGGCTCGGGCAAATCCACGACCCTCTATGCGGCGCTGGCGGTACTCAACGACAAGTCGCGCAACATCATGACGGTCGAGGATCCCATCGAATACAACATGGATGGCATCGGCCAGACGCAGGTAAATCCCAAGGTCGACATGACCTTTGCGCGCGGGCTGCGTGCCATCCTGCGTCAGGATCCCGACGTCGTCATGATCGGCGAGATTCGTGACCTGGAGACGGCCGAGATCGCCGTGCAGGCGTCGCTGACCGGCCACCTGGTGCTGTCGACGCTGCACACCAACACGGCGGTGGGCGCGATCACGCGCCTGCGCGACATGGGCGTCGAGCCCTATCTGCTGTCGACCTCGATGATCGGGCTGATGGCGCAGCGCCTCGTGCGCGTGCTGTGCCCGCACTGCAAGGAGCCCTACGAAGCCGAACCGGTGGAACGCGAAACCCTCGGCATTACCCACAACGAACCGCTGACGCTCTATCGCGAGAAGGGCTGCTCACACTGCAGGGGCAGCGGCTTCCACGGGCGCAGCGGCATTCACGAGGTGATCGAAGTCGACCAGCAGATGGAAGTACTGATCCACGACAACGCCGGCGAGCAGGCACTGGAGGCGCACGCCCGCAAGCAGTCACCCGGCATCATGCATTCCGGCCGGCAGAAGGTGCTCGCGGGCCTGACCACGCTGCGCGAAGTCCTGCGCGTCACGACCGAGGATTAG
- the rpsF gene encoding 30S ribosomal protein S6 — MRHYEIVVLVHPDQSDQVPAMVERYRSMVTAEGGAVHRFEDWGRRQLAYTINGLHKAHYFLMNVECSGEALHDIEEAFRFNDAVLRRLVVRKDEAVTEQSPLFKTEDDKKPAARDDAADDADEEDEDISEDEDEADDAEPNSAATTGA; from the coding sequence ATGCGACATTACGAAATCGTCGTGCTGGTGCACCCTGATCAATCCGATCAGGTGCCCGCCATGGTCGAGCGCTACCGCAGCATGGTGACCGCCGAGGGTGGTGCCGTGCACCGCTTCGAGGACTGGGGCCGTCGCCAGCTCGCCTACACGATCAATGGCCTGCACAAGGCGCACTACTTCCTGATGAACGTCGAATGCAGTGGCGAAGCTCTGCACGACATTGAGGAAGCCTTCCGCTTCAACGACGCCGTGCTGCGCCGTCTCGTCGTGCGCAAGGACGAAGCCGTTACCGAGCAGTCGCCGCTCTTCAAGACCGAAGACGACAAGAAGCCGGCTGCACGTGATGATGCCGCTGACGACGCGGACGAAGAAGACGAAGATATTTCCGAAGACGAAGACGAAGCCGACGACGCTGAACCCAATAGCGCCGCAACCACGGGAGCCTGA